The Coffea arabica cultivar ET-39 chromosome 1e, Coffea Arabica ET-39 HiFi, whole genome shotgun sequence genome has a window encoding:
- the LOC113710055 gene encoding E3 ubiquitin-protein ligase RDUF2-like — protein MSTTTTPITTSYWCYRCTRFVRVWAEHNVVCPYCDSGFIEALDSSPPSPLPEFPRRSDSVNLRFRRNRRNRGDRSPFNPVIVLRGQAETVGEDGDGDGGGGGGGGERSYELYYDDGTGSGLRPLPSSMSEFLMGSGFDRLLDQLAQIEVNGLTRPENPPASKSAIESMPTIEIVSTHVNLDSHCAVCKEAFDLGSEAREMPCKHIYHSDCILPWLSLRNSCPVCRHELPAESPTGLYSDSGNTNRAEEAVGLTIWRLPGGGFAVGRFSGGRRTGGGTSEERELPEVYTEMDGDFSHGSGSNSVGLPRRIVWGSRRRNGGRDGGGGGGGMGRLISNFVSFFRRFRSRGRISRSRSVAGSVSESSFSRYVGQRSGGLVVEEQNEMARW, from the coding sequence ATGTCGACGACGACCACCCCCATAACGACGTCGTACTGGTGCTACCGATGCACCAGATTTGTTCGGGTCTGGGCTGAGCATAACGTTGTCTGTCCCTACTGCGACAGTGGGTTCATCGAAGCTCTGGATTCCAGTCCCCCCTCGCCGTTGCCGGAGTTCCCGAGAAGATCCGACAGTGTCAACCTCAGGTTTCGCCGGAATCGCCGGAACCGTGGCGACCGGTCTCCGTTCAATCCTGTGATAGTTCTTCGAGGACAAGCTGAAACTGTAGGAGAGGACGGTGACGGAGAcggtggtggtggaggaggaggaggagaaagaaGCTACGAGCTGTATTACGATGATGGGACCGGGTCGGGCCTCAGGCCACTCCCCTCGAGTATGTCGGAGTTTTTAATGGGCTCCGGGTTCGACCGTTTACTCGATCAACTGGCGCAGATTGAAGTCAACGGGTTAACAAGGCCGGAGAACCCGCCGGCGTCGAAATCGGCCATCGAATCGATGCCCACGATTGAAATAGTCTCGACCCATGTAAATTTGGACTCCCACTGCGCAGTGTGCAAAGAAGCCTTCGATTTGGGTTCCGAAGCTCGAGAAATGCCGTGCAAGCACATATACCACTCCGACTGTATCCTTCCGTGGCTTTCTCTTCGCAATTCTTGCCCTGTTTGCCGACACGAATTGCCGGCGGAATCACCAACGGGGCTGTATTCCGATTCGGGAAATACGAACCGTGCTGAGGAAGCAGTTGGGCTGACTATTTGGAGATTACCCGGAGGGGGTTTCGCGGTGGGTAGATTTAGTGGCGGGAGGAGGACCGGAGGAGGGACCAGTGAAGAAAGAGAACTGCCAGAAGTATATACAGAAATGGATGGAGATTTTAGTCACGGAAGCGGCAGCAACAGCGTCGGCTTGCCGCGGAGGATCGTGTGGGGTTCGAGGCGGAGAAATGGGGGCAGAGACGGTGGTGGCGGCGGTGGAGGAATGGGGAGGCTCATTAGTAATTTCGTTTCATTTTTCAGGAGATTTAGGTCCAGAGGTCGAATCAGTAGGAGTCGGAGCGTGGCGGGTTCGGTTTCGGAATCAAGTTTTAGTAGGTACGTGGGCCAGCGGAGTGGAGGTTTGGTTGTTGAAGAACAGAACGAAATGGCTCGATGGTAG
- the LOC113710048 gene encoding BAG family molecular chaperone regulator 3-like — protein MMRMRTKTMGMGLGIPPTDSTAANGAGGSGGGGGGVDGNWEMRPGGMLVQMRTDSDQYRPPPPTIRVRVKYGSVYHEINISSQASFGELKKMLSGPTGLHHQDQKLLFKDKERDSNAFLDTSGVKDKSKIVLVEDPISQERTYLEMRKTAKMEKAAKSISEISLEVDRLAGQVSALESVISRGGKVAEKDVLNLIELLMNQLLKLDGIIADGDVKLQRKMQVRRVQKYVETLDMLKVKNLAPISNGNAASLGNHIPMQQLSSPTQQLSSPVQQQQQRFSRDHLSSSVEQQQGRHSFGSPMQPQQQLQPSRHSASGHVLITTQWETFDSIPAPVPPGSKASTSTLGSAQPRFNWDLL, from the exons ATGATGCGGATGAGAACTAAAACTATGGGAATGGGATTGGGAATCCCACCGACAGATAGTACGGCCGCAAACGGCGCCGGCGGaagtggaggaggaggaggaggagttgATGGGAATTGGGAGATGAGGCCTGGTGGAATGCTGGTTCAGATGCGAACTGATTCGGATCAATATCGACCTCCTCCTCCTACTATCCGGGTTAGGGTCAAGTATGGCTCTGTTTACCATGAGATAAATATTAGCTCACAAGCAAGCTTCG GGGAGTTGAAGAAGATGTTATCTGGGCCTACTGGATTGCACCATCAAGATCAGAAATTGTTGTTCAAGGATAAAGAGAGGGACTCAAATGCTTTTCTTGATACTTCGGGTGTGAAAGATAAATCCAAAATTGTGCTGGTGGAGGACCCAATTAGCCAAGAGAGGACGTACCTTGAGATGAGAAAGACTGCTAAAATGGAGAAGGCCGCTAAATCTATATCAGAGATCAGTTTGGAGGTTGATAGGCTAGCTGGACAG GTGTCAGCGCTTGAATCTGTAATTTCTAGAGGTGGAAAAGTTGCGGAAAAGGATGTATTAAATCTGATCGAGCTATTGATGAATCAACTTCTTAAGTTAGATGGAATTATTGCGGATGGGGATGTCAAACTGCAGAGGAAAATGCAG GTGAGACGAGTACAGAAGTACGTTGAGACTCTGGATATGTTGAAGGTAAAAAACTTAGCTCCAATCAGTAATGGCAATGCTGCAAGCCTGGGAAATCACATCCCCATGCAGCAGCTGTCATCACCAACCCAACAGCTGTCTTCGCCTGTCCAACAGCAGCAACAGAGGTTTTCTCGTGATCATCTATCATCCTCAGTTGAACAACAGCAGGGTAGGCATTCCTTTGGGTCACCAATGCAGCCGCAGCAACAACTGCAACCATCAAGGCACTCAGCTTCGGGCCATGTTCTGATCACCACTCAATGGGAAACTTTTGATTCCATTCCCGCACCAGTGCCTCCTGGATCCAAAGCTTCAACAAGTACCTTGGGTTCAGCTCAACCTAGATTCAACTGGGATTTGCTTTGA